The Rosa chinensis cultivar Old Blush chromosome 7, RchiOBHm-V2, whole genome shotgun sequence DNA segment GAGCTAGATTCCAAGGTTAGAGTCTTAGAGAGACATATTGTAAGAGCTAGTTAGGCATCTGACTGACTGGTGCATTACAGCAGAGCTAGCCAAAAAGATAATGACAATAATTGAGAACCCAAAAGCCAAGCCATGTAAGCTTCCTCCTTATCCCTACTATAAGGCAACGAAGGAAGGAAGCCTAAAAAAAAATGACCGTTGGAATCGAAGAAAATTGTTTCCCcctaaaatacaaaaagaacTAATAGAAACACGGATTATAAATGTGTTAGTTTGTTTCTCTTCCACAGATATATAGCGTACTAGGTCCAGTAGTCGAATCTAACCTACGAGATCGAGCGCACTAAGACAttaatttcttctctttctctaatCTTTCTGACCAATCCATTTAATGCTGTTCTAATTCGATTTGATTCAATGGCTTCTTTTCTATCATCTTCATTCTTTTATTTCTACTTCTACTTGGTTTGTTTCGTACTCACTTTGCTGTTGTTTCATGCAGAACCAGCTCAAGGTCGAAGAAGCAGCTTTGATATTCTCAGTTCATCTCCAGCCACCGGAAATAGTAATAATAGTAGCAGCTCATCCAACCGTACCAGCAACCAGCGGAAGTGGGTCGGGCCAGTCGGCCACCGCCTCATTACCGTGGACCTAAGAGGTTCCGGCGACTTCAAGTCAGTCCAGTCAGCCGTCAATGCAGTTCCGGTCAACAATACGGTTAATGTCCTCATCCACATCAAGCCCGGATGTTACATGTAAATGTGATTATGTATACAATGTGTCAAGCTAGCAAAAGATGGTATTGGTTTAGTGTTGGAGGTTTACATAGAGTTTTGTGGGGTGTGCAGAGAGAAAGTGCTGGTGCCGGCGACGAAGCCGTACATAACGTTTCAAGGCGCTGGGAAAGATGCGACGGTGATCGAATGGCACGACCGAGCCAGTGACCGTGGACCTAACGGGCAGCAGCTGCGGACTTACAGAACTGCTTCTGTCACGGTCTTGGCCAACTATTTCTCAGCCAGAAACATTAGCTTCAAGGTAGCTTCAAATATTTTCTAATTGTATGTGTGACGTTTAGATcgataatataataatataacaaTATAACAACGATCAAATTTATATGCATCTAGTATTATGTGATTAGTACATAACTGTTAACATGTTATGCAAATGTGTGGGTTTTGTTACAGAATACGGCACCGGCTCCAATGCCGGGGATGCAAGGATGGCAGGCGGTAGCATTTCGGATATCGGGCGACAAGGCATACTTCTCCGGATGTGGGTTCTATGGCGCCCAAGACACACTCTGCGACGATGCCGGACGCCATTACTTCAAAGAGTGTTACATCGAGGGTTCCATAGACTTCATCTTCGGAAATGGCCGCTCCATGTACAAAGTAAGCACCTAGCTAGCTAATTAGTATTTTTAGAACGATAAGTACGTACTTTGCTAATTTGCTTGCTAAATAATTTGTCTTCGTCTTAATGTCTTCCCCTCCAATCAAGATCTAGTGCTTGATTGTCTTGAAAAATGTGCATGCAAACATACGAGTGCTGATGAGAGTGATGTGAGGAAAAATATGGAAACCCGTGACCTTGTGTTCGTACGTAGCTTGATATGCGCATTATTGGAATCAATCTggcaaaataaagaaaaggacGTTGCAGACAGTGATCCATCACTTTTGAAAAGGAAGGAAGCTTTTTATCACCTTCACCAGTTTTATGTGTTGGTGGCAACAAGTTTCATCACCAAACCAGAAAAAGTTAGGTTGTGTAATGTGAGACTAGCTCTTAGAAACCATAAGTAAGCAGTAATTAACATGTCTAACCACGATTTAAATGAAATGATAACCATTATTGAAGCGAAGTTAGACTTGTATTTTCAGTGGTCAAAAGTATTTACTTTCGCATCCGGCATCAAACGTTTGAATCGTGTTTGATACGCTTTTATGTAACAAAGAAAAAGCGGTAAGCAAATCATGTCTAAGCACAAATCCAAATAATGTTTGCCAATCTCGGCcttttttttcaacaatttttacTGTTTTACGGTGACTTTTGGGCTGCAATGAGTTTGTTTGACTTTTTGACTGTTTTACTGTTGGCACAGGACTGTGAGCTGCACTCAATAGCTACCAAGTTCGGCTCCATTGCAGCTCAGTTCAGAAAATCACCGGACGATAAATCGGGCTTCGCTTTTCTCAACTGCCGGGTAACGGGTTCGGGTCCACTCTATGTGGGTCGGGCCATGGGCAAGTACGCCAGGATTGTATACTCCTACACATACTTTGATGATGTGGTCGCACATGGTGCCTGGGATGACTGGAACACAACCAGTACAAAGTGAGTGCTACCCTAACTCGGAAATAACTAACTTGCTAGCTCGGACGCATCATTTTGTGAACAAATTTATTATTGGTGTTATTGTTTTCTAATGATGAGATATGTGTAATTGTTCTGGTGCAGGACTGATTTTCTAGGAGTGTACAACTGCTGGGGTCCCGGAGCAGAAGCCTTGCGCGGACTGTCATATGCACCGGAGCTTGATTTCGACTTGGCGCACCCATTTCTGAGGAAGAGCTTTGTCAATGGAAGACACTGGATAGCCCCATCTGATGCTTAACTTGGCCGTACATATCCCATTATAAATTCTTTCAACATCCATTCTTTGATTCATTCTCATTCTCCATTCGAGCATTCTTTCATTCAATTCTGAACAGAGTTTACATAGATTTGTACTCCCTCGCTTCAAATAATCCCGATGCCCCATTTGGCTCATGTTTCATACACTACATGTAATGCATATAAAGATAGCTCACTTCTTTTGACTTGGACATACAATGCTCATAGAAGGATAATGAATTATGTGCGTGAACATACAGCAATGAAGTAGCTGCCTGATGAAATTCTCGAGTATAATCACTAAAATGTGTGTTCTGCATCCAGTATTGTTTCCTCTAACAAAAAAATACCCCgtgtaaaaataaattcaaattcacGTTTGTTTTCATTTCTTTGGCACACATCATTCAGATTAGACCGTATTTCAGTTACTATGTCCATTCCAGCGAACGGGGACTTTAGAGAAGTTGTTTATGTTGTGCCTTGCAGCTAACCACTTAACCGCAGCCATGAACATAACATGGGGAAAAtctacctcaataaatcaatggATAAATAGAGCGGATAATCTACTTCAGTAACctctaaaaaatttcaaattttcctTCTCATATCACCCCAAATTTTATACAAGCTCACATGTCCTAAACCTTGATCTGAAATTGGGCAACTAAATATTATAAATCGAGATAATAACATTGTACTAAGAGCCTAATCACTTTATTTTTCACAAatattgaaagaaaaaagaggggaaaaaaaaaagatatctgTGTGGCCCCAAGGAATAAAGGAAACAACTAAGGGGAGATGTAAATTGCCCGGAGTGTAGACATTTGCTCACATTACACAACAATTTCCCTGCGACTCTAGCATCTCTGGAGATCTGCAAAGGAAAGCAATGACCAGTGTTGGTCAGTAAGTTGATAGAAAGTTGTAAATGAATTATGCAGATTGATAGAGCTATAGGAAAGCATGCTCGCCTCTGACAGTAATTCACTAATTGTAGGAAAGCATCTTATACTGTGACAGTAAATCACTGATTGTTGCATAAGCCATAAAAAGTATGCCAAGAAGAAAGCATTTTAGATTTTGGCAATGATAAGTACACATGCATAACTTCTCTTGCTCCAACCAGAATCCTCTACTTAATTTGCATCTCAGTTTTTTTCCCCCTCTCCTTTAGTAGTACAGATTCAAGTTCTCCCACCTTTAGGGAAGGCTCAACCTTTATTTCTCCACCAAGTAGACTAGATTCTAGAACTCTCTAACAAAATAATGCCATTTAACAGAACAAGGTGAAGAGCAACTGATTCATTAGCTTGAATCGTTAATCAATTTTTTCAAACACCAATCCCCTAATGTTATCTCATCAATAGTTGTCCTT contains these protein-coding regions:
- the LOC112180034 gene encoding probable pectinesterase 68, with product MASFLSSSFFYFYFYLVCFVLTLLLFHAEPAQGRRSSFDILSSSPATGNSNNSSSSSNRTSNQRKWVGPVGHRLITVDLRGSGDFKSVQSAVNAVPVNNTVNVLIHIKPGCYIEKVLVPATKPYITFQGAGKDATVIEWHDRASDRGPNGQQLRTYRTASVTVLANYFSARNISFKNTAPAPMPGMQGWQAVAFRISGDKAYFSGCGFYGAQDTLCDDAGRHYFKECYIEGSIDFIFGNGRSMYKDCELHSIATKFGSIAAQFRKSPDDKSGFAFLNCRVTGSGPLYVGRAMGKYARIVYSYTYFDDVVAHGAWDDWNTTSTKTDFLGVYNCWGPGAEALRGLSYAPELDFDLAHPFLRKSFVNGRHWIAPSDA